One window from the genome of Deinococcota bacterium encodes:
- a CDS encoding MOSC domain-containing protein: MTEQLISLNVGIPGTLTYLGKEVPSSFIKTAVQGAVWLNRGGLAGDEQADPKNHGGPDKAVCTYPQEHYSYWSSRLNRTLPVAAFGENFTTAGLLEGAVCIGDIFEVGGAAVQVSQPRQPCFKLAARHEEPTLALWVQETGFTGFYFRCLKAGWVSSGEPLELVHRNPYGLTVAEANRLMHYDKDDIKGLERLLDVPELSSSWRRTFEKRLVGRADSTQERLQGLRREPIKRGGER, translated from the coding sequence ATGACCGAACAGCTCATCTCGCTAAACGTCGGCATACCCGGCACCCTTACCTACCTCGGGAAAGAGGTGCCGAGCAGCTTCATAAAGACCGCCGTGCAAGGTGCCGTATGGCTGAACCGGGGCGGGCTCGCGGGCGATGAGCAGGCGGATCCCAAGAACCATGGCGGGCCGGATAAAGCAGTCTGCACCTACCCACAGGAGCACTACAGTTACTGGTCTTCACGCCTAAACCGCACCTTGCCGGTCGCGGCCTTCGGTGAAAACTTTACCACTGCGGGGCTACTTGAAGGGGCCGTTTGTATCGGCGACATCTTCGAGGTCGGGGGTGCCGCCGTGCAGGTCTCACAACCGCGTCAGCCGTGTTTCAAGCTCGCTGCCCGTCACGAGGAGCCCACGCTCGCCCTATGGGTGCAGGAGACGGGTTTTACCGGCTTTTACTTCCGCTGCCTGAAAGCGGGGTGGGTCAGCTCTGGCGAGCCGCTCGAGCTTGTTCACCGCAACCCGTATGGGCTCACCGTCGCGGAGGCGAATCGCCTCATGCACTACGACAAGGACGACATCAAGGGGCTCGAGCGGCTGCTCGATGTGCCCGAGCTTTCGTCAAGCTGGCGCAGGACCTTTGAGAAGCGCCTGGTAGGGCGGGCGGACAGCACACAGGAAAGACTTCAAGGACTGAGAAGGGAGCCCATTAAGAGAGGGGGCGAGAGGTAG
- a CDS encoding CYTH domain-containing protein: protein MATELEYKFTLEGDVPDIVAPDGAALEALLRPAGFGMEARPLRLQHDRYFDSRTGALELAGLALRLRSFGETRLVTLKRKGRGQDGLHRREELELPFTGDWPEGLREALRGLDPGSLEPVADLFAERRRFVITREERALAELSFDAVRAVRPGGGASAFFREVELEALTADAETLAHLAGVLQGGLRLSPNAVNKLERARALLEAEEGGEDG from the coding sequence GTGGCGACCGAGCTCGAGTACAAGTTCACCCTCGAGGGGGACGTTCCCGATATCGTAGCGCCCGATGGTGCAGCGCTGGAGGCCCTCTTGCGTCCGGCGGGCTTCGGCATGGAGGCGCGGCCGCTTCGCCTTCAGCACGACCGCTACTTTGACAGCCGTACGGGCGCGCTCGAGCTGGCCGGCCTGGCCTTGCGGCTGCGCAGCTTTGGCGAGACCCGCCTGGTCACGCTGAAGCGCAAGGGCAGGGGCCAGGACGGCCTGCACCGCCGCGAGGAGCTCGAGCTGCCCTTCACGGGCGACTGGCCGGAAGGGCTGCGCGAGGCCCTGCGCGGCCTCGACCCCGGCAGCCTGGAGCCCGTAGCCGACCTCTTCGCCGAGCGCCGACGCTTCGTCATCACCCGTGAGGAGAGGGCGCTGGCCGAGCTGTCCTTCGATGCGGTGCGAGCCGTTCGCCCCGGCGGCGGGGCGAGCGCCTTCTTCCGCGAGGTCGAGCTCGAGGCCCTCACCGCCGACGCAGAGACGCTGGCCCACCTTGCCGGAGTCCTGCAGGGGGGCCTGAGGCTCTCGCCCAATGCGGTGAACAAGCTCGAGCGCGCTAGAGCGCTCCTGGAGGCCGAAGAGGGAGGCGAGGATGGCTGA
- a CDS encoding histidine phosphatase family protein: MAERTLYLIRHAKAAARGPDYPDDRLRPLVAKGRDQAAALARALACLGWRFDRLFSSPYSRARQTAAALTEALSPCAKGKVEALDALCADDYATLLAQLGAGLGPAAEHVALVGHQPYLGELASLLLGGDPYRSRVRFKKGGLLILSGPLGVGGMRLEGSLTPAVYRHLR; this comes from the coding sequence ATGGCTGAGCGGACCCTCTACCTCATCCGCCACGCCAAGGCCGCCGCGCGCGGCCCCGACTATCCCGACGACCGCCTGCGGCCCCTGGTCGCCAAGGGCCGCGACCAGGCGGCGGCGCTGGCCCGCGCCCTGGCCTGTTTGGGCTGGCGCTTCGACAGGCTGTTCTCGAGCCCCTACAGCCGCGCCCGGCAGACCGCCGCGGCCTTGACCGAGGCCTTGAGCCCTTGCGCGAAGGGCAAGGTCGAGGCGCTTGACGCGCTCTGCGCCGACGACTACGCCACCCTGCTGGCGCAGTTGGGGGCCGGGCTGGGCCCGGCGGCGGAGCACGTCGCCCTGGTAGGCCACCAGCCCTACCTCGGCGAGCTGGCCTCGCTGCTCCTCGGCGGCGACCCCTACCGCAGCCGCGTCCGCTTCAAGAAGGGCGGCCTGCTCATCCTCTCGGGACCTCTGGGCGTGGGCGGGATGCGCTTGGAGGGCTCCCTCACCCCGGCGGTCTACCGCCACCTGCGCTAG
- a CDS encoding histidine phosphatase family protein: protein MPDLRPEIAAKDWTLSESGRDASRRLAQKLAPYDPAVIIGSLEPKATETGEIVAGELSLPFKVANDLHEHDRTNVPFETRQGFESKMRTFFEKPEMLTFGQETALEAQERFVRAIDEVLERHPDGNLVVVAHGTVISLLAGARAGTKPFELWQTLGLPSYLVFSLPEFALLETVGSAA from the coding sequence ATGCCTGACCTCCGACCCGAAATAGCGGCCAAAGACTGGACGTTGTCCGAATCAGGACGGGACGCTTCGAGAAGACTTGCCCAAAAGCTCGCCCCTTATGACCCTGCCGTCATCATCGGCAGCCTCGAGCCCAAAGCCACGGAGACAGGTGAAATCGTCGCCGGAGAACTCTCGCTTCCCTTCAAAGTTGCAAACGACCTGCACGAGCACGACCGAACAAATGTCCCTTTCGAGACAAGGCAAGGCTTCGAGAGCAAGATGCGAACTTTTTTCGAGAAGCCCGAGATGCTGACCTTCGGTCAGGAAACGGCGCTCGAGGCGCAGGAGCGGTTTGTCCGTGCCATCGACGAGGTGCTCGAGCGGCATCCTGACGGCAACCTCGTCGTCGTCGCCCACGGCACCGTCATCAGCCTCTTGGCGGGGGCTCGAGCGGGCACCAAGCCCTTTGAGCTTTGGCAAACACTCGGCCTGCCTTCTTATCTGGTCTTCTCACTGCCCGAGTTTGCACTCCTGGAAACTGTAGGCTCAGCGGCCTAG
- the fusA gene encoding elongation factor G, whose product MEASVRNVVVLSHSGAGKTSLVEALLYRSGAKPAMGRVEDGTTASDFRPEEQRRKISIYTGVLPLTWQGHPFNLLDTPGYADFVGEIRGAQNVADAALVVVSAVSGVAVGTERVWTSAQERDLPITLVINKMDRENADFYRTMADVTASLPGNVAALQVPIGQAATFRGVVDVLRMKAYAWPQGQPEEVPVPGEVRGVAEEYRERLVEAIVETDDALMMQYLEDAPLAEEALGAAFHRAVRRGELTPVLLTAATLGVGASLLLDLMTEGVRRPERHQALLLKDGAELEPQAHPGFCARVFKTTVDPYLGKVSLLRVWTGTLRAGDSLYNSSQDAELRVSHLYVPGGKDLTEVKELGPGAIGALTKVAELRTGDTLCDKGHLCELMPMRLPSPVMSVALYPKSRADEDKLGPALHKLLDEDITLTLERNQDTRETVLSGMGHVHLEVAGDKLRERYGVDVLTRRPKIAYRETIGGTGDARYRHKKQSGGAGQFAEVALRVEPLARGAGFEFASEVVGGTIPSQFVPSCEKGVRGALSEGVLAGFLVMDVKAIIYDGKDHPVDSKDIAFQIAAAHAFKEAMKAASPCLLEPVALVKVRVPERFTGDVISDLNTRRGRILGMDAEGSVSTISAHVPMAEIQTYSADLRSMTGGRGAFSVKLEHYAEVPQHVAQRVVDERGARAHSS is encoded by the coding sequence ATGGAAGCCAGCGTTCGCAACGTCGTCGTCTTGTCGCATAGCGGAGCAGGAAAGACCTCGCTCGTCGAGGCGCTGCTGTACCGCAGTGGCGCCAAGCCCGCCATGGGCCGGGTCGAGGACGGCACGACCGCCTCCGACTTTAGGCCGGAAGAGCAGCGCCGCAAGATCTCCATCTACACCGGCGTCCTGCCGCTGACCTGGCAAGGCCATCCCTTCAACCTGCTCGACACGCCCGGCTACGCCGACTTCGTGGGCGAGATTCGCGGCGCCCAGAACGTCGCCGACGCCGCGCTGGTGGTGGTCTCGGCGGTGTCGGGGGTGGCGGTCGGCACCGAGCGGGTGTGGACGAGCGCGCAGGAGCGGGACCTGCCGATCACCCTGGTCATCAACAAGATGGACCGGGAGAACGCCGACTTCTACCGCACCATGGCCGATGTCACCGCGAGCCTGCCCGGCAACGTCGCCGCCCTGCAGGTTCCCATCGGCCAGGCCGCGACCTTCCGGGGCGTCGTGGACGTGCTCAGGATGAAGGCTTACGCGTGGCCCCAGGGCCAGCCCGAGGAGGTGCCCGTTCCAGGCGAGGTCAGGGGCGTCGCCGAGGAATACCGCGAGCGCCTCGTCGAGGCCATCGTCGAGACCGACGACGCGCTGATGATGCAGTACCTCGAGGACGCCCCCTTAGCCGAGGAGGCGCTCGGGGCGGCCTTTCACCGCGCGGTGCGCCGCGGCGAGCTCACCCCGGTCCTGCTCACCGCGGCGACGCTGGGGGTGGGCGCCAGCCTCCTGCTCGACCTGATGACCGAGGGCGTGCGCCGCCCCGAGCGCCACCAGGCCTTGCTCCTAAAGGACGGCGCGGAGCTCGAGCCACAGGCGCACCCGGGCTTTTGCGCCCGCGTCTTCAAGACCACCGTCGACCCCTACCTCGGCAAGGTCAGCCTGCTTCGGGTGTGGACGGGTACCTTGAGGGCCGGCGACAGCCTCTACAACTCCTCTCAGGACGCCGAGCTCAGGGTGAGCCACCTCTACGTGCCGGGGGGCAAGGACCTCACCGAGGTCAAGGAGCTCGGCCCCGGCGCCATCGGCGCGCTCACCAAGGTAGCGGAGCTGAGGACCGGCGACACCCTCTGCGATAAGGGCCACCTCTGCGAGCTCATGCCCATGCGCCTGCCCTCGCCGGTCATGTCGGTCGCGCTCTATCCCAAGTCGCGCGCCGACGAGGACAAATTGGGTCCTGCCCTGCACAAGCTCTTGGACGAGGACATCACCCTGACCCTGGAGCGCAACCAGGATACCCGCGAGACGGTCCTCTCGGGCATGGGCCACGTCCACTTGGAGGTCGCCGGCGACAAGCTGCGCGAGCGCTACGGCGTCGACGTCTTGACGCGGCGGCCCAAGATCGCCTACCGCGAGACGATCGGCGGCACCGGTGACGCCCGCTACCGCCACAAAAAGCAGTCTGGCGGCGCGGGCCAGTTCGCCGAGGTCGCGCTCAGGGTCGAGCCCCTCGCGCGCGGCGCGGGCTTCGAGTTCGCCAGCGAGGTCGTCGGCGGCACCATCCCCAGCCAGTTCGTGCCGTCCTGCGAGAAGGGCGTCCGCGGCGCGCTGTCGGAGGGCGTCCTGGCCGGTTTTTTGGTGATGGACGTAAAGGCTATCATCTACGACGGCAAGGACCACCCCGTCGACTCCAAGGACATCGCCTTTCAGATCGCCGCGGCGCACGCCTTCAAGGAGGCCATGAAGGCGGCCAGCCCCTGTCTCCTGGAGCCCGTAGCGCTCGTCAAGGTGCGGGTGCCCGAGCGCTTTACCGGCGACGTGATCAGCGACCTCAACACCCGCCGGGGGCGCATCCTGGGTATGGACGCCGAGGGCTCGGTGAGCACCATCAGCGCCCACGTGCCGATGGCCGAGATCCAGACCTACTCCGCCGACCTGCGCTCGATGACGGGCGGCCGCGGCGCCTTTTCGGTGAAGTTGGAGCACTACGCCGAGGTGCCGCAGCACGTCGCCCAGCGGGTCGTCGACGAGCGAGGGGCGCGGGCGCACTCGAGCTAG